A window of the Dermatophagoides farinae isolate YC_2012a chromosome 2, ASM2471394v1, whole genome shotgun sequence genome harbors these coding sequences:
- the LOC124497812 gene encoding glutathione S-transferase LANCL1 has translation MHTNRFFKNTFPDYDGTTSFIDDDGSLKNELKIYVKSNFTRLFDHWQQHLNSFLQTNDSSVYTGMTGAAILYLKIFESKIFPNPESYLHKANELIEIGLKNFRRIQVPTYLCGEIGLLATATLIYYYQNKDYGQLLNSILSIHSNVCCIESNLPDEILYGRAGYLYTLLLLRSKIPNLHLLITDDMIRQVICAILESGKKTTKNLHSKWPLTYVWYDEHYVGAAHGYAGILYLLLKSIQHICSQELQTLIRPTLNMIVDTQFQSGNFPACLAENEDKLVHWCHGSPGLIYLLATAQSIFKDEKYLQAALKAGDNIWRRGLLRKGYGLCHGTAGNAYAFLCLYTLTNDQRHLYRAIKFTEWCCSYGQHGCRTPDTPYSLFEGMAGTLYFFLDIINPFEAAFPALQL, from the coding sequence ATGCATACAAAtcgttttttcaaaaatacaTTTCCCGATTATGATGGTACGACTtcatttatcgatgatgatggatcattAAAGAATGAGCTAAAAATCTATGTTAAATCTAATTTTACTCGATTATTTGATCATTGGCAACAGCATTTAAATTCTTTCTTGCAGACAAACGATTCAAGTGTTTACACTGGTATGACTGGAGCGGCTATTCTTTATctcaaaatttttgaatcaaaaatttttccaaatccTGAATCCTATCTACACAAAGcaaatgaattgatcgaaattggtttaaaaaatttccgCCGTATTCAAGTTCCAACCTATTTGTGCGGTGAAATTGGCCTACTAGCAACAGCTactttgatttattattaccaaaACAAAGATTATGGCCAATTATTGAACAGTATTCtatctattcattcaaatgtatGTTGCATAGAATCAAATCTGCCAGATGAAATCCTCTATGGAAGAGCTGGTTATCTTTACACATTACTATTGCTTCGATCAAAAATACCAAATCTGCATTTGCTGATTACTGATGATATGATTCGTCAGGTTATTTGTGCTATTTTGGAATCTGGTAAAAAAACTACCAAAAATTTACATAGCAAATGGCCATTAACTTATGTTTGGTATGATGAACATTATGTTGGTGCTGCTCATGGTTATGCTGGTATACTTTATCTACTTCTTAAATCTATTCAACACATTTGTTCGCAAGAACTTCAAACTTTGATACGGCCAACATTGAATATGATTGTAGATACACAATTTCAAAGTGGAAATTTTCCCGCTTGTTTGGCTGAGAATGAAGATAAATTAGTACATTGGTGTCATGGTTCTCCTGGATTAATCTATCTATTGGCCACTgcacaatcaatttttaaggatgaaaaatatttacaaGCTGCATTGAAAGCAGGCGATAATATCTGGCGCAGAGGATTATTACGAAAAGGTTATGGATTATGTCATGGAACGGCCGGAAATGCTTATGCTTTTCTATGTTTATACACATTAACTAATGATCAAAGACATCTGTACAGAGCAATCAAATTCACTGAATGGTGTTGCAGTTATGGCCAACATGGTTGTCGTACACCGGATACACCATATTCATTGTTCGAAGGTATGGCCGGCAccctttatttttttctcgatatCATCAATCCATTCGAAGCTGCATTTCCAGCACTCCAACTATGA
- the LOC124497779 gene encoding neurensin-1 isoform X1, whose amino-acid sequence MVMNKSEQTQTMNEMNDKKTENDDNEEIKTGYFGIRSYLHHFYENVRNPNEYDEHVTEFTNKQNRRSKLWVTLFISGTILMLLGVTMILIGFTMNRMQIDIGYQEEMRIIDKSAYEFNKHLDQIKIIGLICFAVGGLFVASSLLLPSLLPNKSNGTNDDVDESTHLKFNIDPNDDDEQRTQVKNLIPVTEELKSVQPKQTTTPAIITNSGLKQIVFD is encoded by the exons ATGGTGATGAACAAATCCGAACAG ACACAAACGATGAATGAGATGAACGATAAAAAGActgagaatgatgataatgaagagaTTAAAACTGGATATTTCGGCATTAGATCATATCTACATCATTTCTATGAAAATGTTCGAAATccaaatgaatatgatgaacaTGTAACCGAATT cacaaacaaacagaatagACGTTCAAAGTTATGGGTCACTTTATTCATTTCTG GAACAATTTTAATGTTACTTGGCGTAACAATGATTCTCATTGGTTTTACCATGAATCGTATGCAAATTGATATTGGCTATCAAGAAGAGATGCgtattattgataaatctGCATATGAATTCAATAAACATTTAGATCAGATCAAAATAATCGGTCTAATCTGTTTCGCTGTAGGTGGATTATTTGTAGCttcttcattattgttgCCTAGTTTGTTACCAAACAAATCGAATGgcacaaatgatgatgtggatgaatCTACTCATCTTAAATTTAATATCGAtcccaatgatgatgatgaacaacgaACACAGGTGAAAAATCTGATACCAGTCACTGAGGAACTTAAAAGTGTCCAACCTAAACAAACAACTACGCCAGCTATTATAACCAATTCTGGTCTTAAACAGATTGTCTTTGATTAA
- the LOC124497779 gene encoding neurensin-1 isoform X2 yields MTQTMNEMNDKKTENDDNEEIKTGYFGIRSYLHHFYENVRNPNEYDEHVTEFTNKQNRRSKLWVTLFISGTILMLLGVTMILIGFTMNRMQIDIGYQEEMRIIDKSAYEFNKHLDQIKIIGLICFAVGGLFVASSLLLPSLLPNKSNGTNDDVDESTHLKFNIDPNDDDEQRTQVKNLIPVTEELKSVQPKQTTTPAIITNSGLKQIVFD; encoded by the exons ATG ACACAAACGATGAATGAGATGAACGATAAAAAGActgagaatgatgataatgaagagaTTAAAACTGGATATTTCGGCATTAGATCATATCTACATCATTTCTATGAAAATGTTCGAAATccaaatgaatatgatgaacaTGTAACCGAATT cacaaacaaacagaatagACGTTCAAAGTTATGGGTCACTTTATTCATTTCTG GAACAATTTTAATGTTACTTGGCGTAACAATGATTCTCATTGGTTTTACCATGAATCGTATGCAAATTGATATTGGCTATCAAGAAGAGATGCgtattattgataaatctGCATATGAATTCAATAAACATTTAGATCAGATCAAAATAATCGGTCTAATCTGTTTCGCTGTAGGTGGATTATTTGTAGCttcttcattattgttgCCTAGTTTGTTACCAAACAAATCGAATGgcacaaatgatgatgtggatgaatCTACTCATCTTAAATTTAATATCGAtcccaatgatgatgatgaacaacgaACACAGGTGAAAAATCTGATACCAGTCACTGAGGAACTTAAAAGTGTCCAACCTAAACAAACAACTACGCCAGCTATTATAACCAATTCTGGTCTTAAACAGATTGTCTTTGATTAA